The genome window TTTCCCCATCATGCTCTCTAATGGATGGGTgtcgtttggaaaaaaaaaaaaaattggcgtttagacgtttttcataatatccacatagTTCAGTAAGCAggctgtgttatgtgtgaccatgttgttgttttttgcatcatgactagggaaggttgtttagatgtggcatataagtaaatgctgtgctattacTTAAATTAATTACTTTATATATGTAaagtaaccatatatatatatatatatgtgtgtgtgtgtgtgtgtgtataattcaAGGGTCATTTGATCTTATTTACTCGATttctccacaagatggcagcaaatgtgTAGCATTCTGGGACCGCCTGTTATTTAAGATTCATTTGAAATCCCTTTGCGGTGCGATGGCTTTTATTGAATTCATGAcgtcgggccgtagtttggacaatcCTGTCTTACATGTGATGACAAAAAAACGTCACTAATGTCGTCTATGTGTTTATTTTCATTGACTTGACATCTTGATTCTTATTGTTAGTAAAATACATTTCCCACCACAGATTCTGCTTTGACTCAAGGCTTCATATTTACCCCGTAAAATTGACCTAAGTCACTTTTTGAATAccttgtacttgtcagagtatactctttacttttacttgagtgttTTTGTGAAGAAGGaacactacttttactttgttacattgaCCTGCATTCCGATCACTACAATTATTTATATCATAACTCCTCAATGTTTACTTCCAAAGAATGTTTATATCTCATTGTGCGTCGGTAGAAATGTTCACGAGAATCCCACTTCCAACGGAAACTGTGGTACTCCATCTAGTGGCACGGCAAAGAAGTGTAATTTTCCTaccttcaaacacagtgttactgttcaaactgtgtgtaatgtcaccCAAAAAGATGAAATGTACTCGTTAAATAAAACACCTGACGCGTTTTTAATAaagacttaggcctactacgctactgtatcttaatgttggtcattatggtgctaCTTGGTGTTGTTTTTTAAGGTAATATTTGGTGGACAAAGTTTGATCTGGAGAAAACATGTTGCGGtaagttgtagatgttttttaTGTTTCAGCTAGCATGTGCTAACAGTAGCCCATTAAGTTGacattagcacacacacacacacacacacacacacacacacacacacacacacacacacacacacacacacacacaccacacacacacacacacacacacacacacacacacacacacacacacacactaactgcGGTTGTAGTGCAAGTACCTTTAAAAAGCGACTAAACAAATTGTACTCACTAGTTACTCAGTTCTTGAGTAGACTTTTCCACTGACTACTTATTTACTCTGACGCATGTAATTAATTACTTGACTACTTTTTTAAAAACGTTTTCTTTGCCattactctaaagcaggggtgtccaaactttttcacttgGGGGgaagcattgggctaaaaaaaaattggcgGGGCAAaagtaactgtgtgtgtgtgtgtgtgtgtgtgtgtgtgtgtgtgtgtgtgtgtgtgtgtgtgtgtgtgtgtgtgtgtgtgtgtgtgtgtgtgtgtgtgtgtgtttatatatatatatatatatatatatatatatatatatatatatatatatatatatatatatatatatatatatatatatatatatatatatatatatatatgtatatgtatgtgtatatgtatgtgtatatatatatatatatgtatgtatatatatatatgtatgtgtgtgtgtatatatatatatatatatatatatatacatatatatacatacatatctatatacagtatatgtgtatatatatatatatatgtgtatgtatatatatatatatatatatatatacagaatatgtgtatatatatatatatatatatatatacacataaaatggatggatgtacacacacacatatacatacatatacatatatatacatatatatatatatatacatatatatatacatacatatacatatatatacatacatatatatatatatatatatatatatataaacatatatatatatatacatatacatatatatgtatatgtatgtatatgtgtgtgtgtacatccatccattttatgtgtgtatatatatatatatatatatatatatatatatatatatatatatatatatatatatatatatatatatatatacacacatatatctatatatatagatatatacatatacatatatatgtatatgtatatttatatgtatatatatatatatatatatatgtacatgtatatgtacatgtacatgtacatgtatatgtatatatatatatatatacatatatatatatatatatatatatatatatatatatatatatatatatatatatatatgtatatatatatgtatatatatatatatatatatatacatatacatatacatatatatatatatacatatacatgtatatgtatatatctatatatatagatatgtgtatgtatatatatatatatatatatatatatatatatatatatatatatgtatatgtatatgtatatacatatatatatatatatatatatatatatgtatatgtatatatatatatatatatgtatatgtatatatatatgtatatatatatgtatatatatatacacatacatatctatatacagtatatatatatatatatatatatatatatatatatatatatatatatatatatgtatatatgtatgtatatatatatatgtatgtgtgtgtgtacatccatccatatatgtgtatacacatacatatctatatacagtatatgtgtgtgtatatatatatatatacatatatatacatacatatctatatacagtatatgtgtatatatatatatatatatatatatatatatatatgtgtgtatgtatatacatatatatatatatatatatctatatacagtatatatatatatatctatatacagtatatatatatatatatatatatatatatatatatatatatatatatatatatatatatatatatatatatacacacacacatttatatacacacacatatatacattcatatacacatttatacatacatccccaaaagggacaagcggtacaaaatggatggatgtacacacacacacatatacatatatatatatatatatatatatatgtgtatatatatatatatacacatatatatatatatatatatatatatatatatatatatatatatatatatatatatatatatatatatatatatatatatatatatatgtgtatatatatatacacatacatatctatatacagtatatatgtatatatatatatatatgtatatatatatatatatatatatatatatatatatgtatatatatatatatacacatatatatatatatgtatatatatatatatctatatacagtatatatgtatatatatatatatatatatatatgtatatctttatatatatacacacatatatatatatatatatatatatatgtatatctttaaatatatacacacatatatatatatatatatatatatatatatatatatatatatatatatatatatatatatatatatatatatatatatatatatgtgtgtatatatatatatatatatatatatgtgtatatatatatatatatatatatatacacacatatatatatatatatatatatgtgtgtatatatatatatatatatatatatgtgtgtatatatatatatatatatatatatatatatatatatatatatatatatatatatatgtgtatatatatatgtgtatatatatatatatatatatgtgtatatatatatatatatatatatatatatatatatatatatatatatatatatatatatatatatatatatatatatatatatatatatatatatatatatatatatatatgtatatgtgtgtgtgtgtacatccatccattttgtaccgcttgtcccttttggggatgtgtgtataaaagtgtatatgtatgtatatatgtttgtatacatgtgtatgtatgtgcctgtatatataaatgtgtgtgtgtgtatatatatatatatatatatatgtgtgtatatatatatatatatatatatacctatacacatacatatctgtatacagtatatgtgtatgtatatatatatatatatatatatatatatatatatatatatatatatatatatatatatatatatatatatatatatatatatatatatatatatatatatatgtatgtatgtgcacatattatattaaaataatgGAGGTATAATTAGCATAACGAGAAAGTTTGTAagcgtggagagtgttttgcaattTTCCCACCATGCACTGCAGTGGATTTTAAACGGGTGTAATTTAGTGTTATGTGTTGTGTGTTGTACGTGGACATTTTCTTTTATACTATCCACAaatttcagtgagcaggttgtgttgtatGTGATTGTGTGCGTGTTGACTTTTTTTGTGTTAGTCTATTTGCACCATGAgtggggaaggttgtttggattgggtcacacATAACAATGCTGTGCCGTGCGCATTTCAAAGGGAAATTCTTGGTCATGAACCGGAATTCCTCgctttgtccacaagatggcggctAAGTTGCAGCAATTATGCCAGAGTCCTCATGAAACTCGTGAACACGCCGGCGGACCgcacttggcccgcgggccgtggtTTGGACCCCCCTGCTCTAAAGTAATAGTATTCTTATTCCAGTACACGTTTGGGCTACTCTAGTGAGATTTACATCCCTGATGTCACCGCACATGCTAAGCTATCATCTTAGCTCTGACTCAGCAAATGAGCCTAAGGTCTAAAATGTCTCGGTATTAATCTATTTTATTGGAAGGCAATAAAAAAAAGgagctgcgggttgaaaatggcCGCGgcgctgcactttggacaccccagctcACTACGAGTGTGTGATGAAAGTTCTGGAGTGTTTTCACAGTTCCTGAGTGActccgcccacacaggaagtgcggGTGGGAGGGTTCATTTTATAAGTCCAAGAAGGTCCGGCAAGAAAAGAGAACCTTCCTCGCCAAGGCTCGCGATGAAGAGTTTCATCTTCGTGTCAGCAGACGACGGACCTCGGTCGAAGGTGGAACCGTCTTTGGGTCCGGCGGGGTCCTCAAAGTGGGTCGCTGCGAGCGAAGCGCACGTGTAGTCCGTTGACGGGGTGCACGATGGGCACCGTCTGCATTCTGGGGAAGTCCTCCGTGGCCAGGGTCCATTCGCACGTGCCCACCAGCTCCACGGCCAGAGTCTTCAGGACCACCTGGGCCAGTTCTTTGCCCACGCAACTCCGCACGCCGCCGCCAAACGGCACGTAGCTGAAGCGCGACGGCCGGTTTTCCTCTCGCTCCGGTCCGAAGCGGTCCGGATCAAAGAGTTGGGGACTGTGGAAGACGGCGGCGGTCTCGTGCGTGTCCCTGATGCTGTACATGACGCTCCAGCCTTTGGGGACCTGGTAGCCCTTAAACCACAAGAACATGAGGTGAGACAAAGACTTCCTTCACTCTTTAGAACTTGTTCTCCCTTTGGAGTTTCAAAGATTCTATGGTCCTGGTTCAGCACAGGAGGACGCGCTTGACTGAACACGCATAAAGACTTCCTGCACTATAGACCAGGACTGCGTGGAGAAAGACCACCGGTGGCCTCATGCGGACTACAATGGCCTTCTGGGAATTCCTCTTTTTAAACTTCACAAAGCCTAAAGTCCGCAAATTGGGGGCTGGCCGGGGGCGGCCTCGGGGCATTGAAGGGCAACCTTCTCAAAAGCGTAGCTAACAAAAGCAATTGTTGATCCATCTTTTCCTTTCAGGATTCAGGCAGCTTTCTTTGAGAACATGGTTAGTTAACTTCCTGTCTTACTGAGTGACACTCACGTCCAACTCAAACGTCTGCAGAGCGGTGCGGTATCCTCCGGAAACCGGCGGCAGGAAGCGCAGGACCTCTTTGATCACGCAGTCCAGGTAGCGCAGGCGGCTCAGTTTGTCCAGGCTCAGGTGCGCCTGAGGTGGACCGCCGTCGGGTGAACCGCCGGCGCCCGCGAGGCCCTCAGAGACCAGCTCTGCTTTGAGGCGCCGGAGTGCGGCCGGGTGGCGAAggagctgcagcagcagagaggtGGAGGCGCTGGCGGTGGTGGAGTGAGCGGCGAAGATCAACTCCACAGCGGTTTCCTGCGAGGTGAGTTTGTCGGGGCAGTTAGCGGAGAAGACCTCTGCAATGCTGACTGGCGCCACTGACCCGGTACCTTGAGCTCCTGGAGGCTGAGGTCCTGGCCGTGCTCCTTGGCGCTGGACAACATGTAGTCGAAGGCGTCGAGATGCTCATCCTGCGCCTGCTGGCGCTCCATCTTCTCCTCGATGATCTTCTCCATGTTGGAGTGCAGGATCTCCCTGGCTTTGATGCCCTGAAAGGAACAGGAAGTGTTCTGACCCGCACAGGAAAGGGACGGACGGAGTTTGACTCGCTGACCTTACGGAGCCCGCAGAGCGGAGCGTCAACGGGAAGCGAGAAGAGGTTGTCCATCAGCTGCTCGAAGATGCGGCTCAGGTAGACCACACGGTCCTCCTCCAGGTGCAGGCCCAGCAGCACGCGCACGGCCACGCGGAACGTCAGCGACTTGGCGGCGGCGTACACGTCCATGGTGTCGGGCCACGAGCACCACTTGGCCACTTCGCAGCGCACCACTTCCTGCAGGCGGGGCAGGTAGGACTCCAGAGCCGGCCTGCTAAACACCTTGGCCAAGACCTTGAAGAGGGGGCGGAGTCATGAGACGTCATTAAAGCCAATGGGCCAGAGGAGAGGCGGGGTCTTACCTTCCTCTTCCTCTTGTGGGCTTCGCCGACAGAGTTGACCAGCGTGTTGGGGCCCAGGATGATGCGCGTGCTCTGGGGCCACTGCGTGCACACCAGACTGTGCTCCCCCAGCAGGATCTTCCGGATGTTCTCGGCGCCCGTCACCCGGATGACGGGCTTGCCCAGGAGGTGGGTTTTAAACACGTTGCCGTGGCGACGCCTGCGAGAGACGTGGAAGTCGGAGCCCTGAGGAGGAAGGAGGACATCACGTCGGCTCCATAACGTAGACGGGTCATTAGCAAGTAGCAGGTAGAGATAGTGTAGcatttagcagctaacaagcacGGTTAGTTGTTTGCAGGTGAGCATAGTGTAGCATTTAGCAGCTAGCAACCACAGTTAGCTGTTGGCAGGTGAACATTGAGTAACATTTATCAGCTAACAACTAAAGTTAGatgttagcaggtgagcatagtgTAGTATTTATCAGCTAACAACCATAGTTAGctgttagcaggtgagcatagtgTAGTATTTATCAGCTAACAACCATAGTTAGctgttagcaggtgagcatagtgTAGTATTTATCAGCTAACAACCTTAGTCAGCTGTTAGCGAGGGAGCATATTGTAGTATTTATCAGCTAACAACCACAGTTAGctgttagcaggt of Entelurus aequoreus isolate RoL-2023_Sb linkage group LG09, RoL_Eaeq_v1.1, whole genome shotgun sequence contains these proteins:
- the LOC133656954 gene encoding cytochrome P450 26C1 isoform X2, whose product is MLLMFRLPDFGPPSVLTSALASALCALLLLALTRALWSLRWRLTRDPSSSRPLPEGSMGWPLVGESLHWLLQGSDFHVSRRRRHGNVFKTHLLGKPVIRVTGAENIRKILLGEHSLVCTQWPQSTRIILGPNTLVNSVGEAHKRKRKVLAKVFSRPALESYLPRLQEVVRCEVAKWCSWPDTMDVYAAAKSLTFRVAVRVLLGLHLEEDRVVYLSRIFEQLMDNLFSLPVDAPLCGLRKGIKAREILHSNMEKIIEEKMERQQAQDEHLDAFDYMLSSAKEHGQDLSLQELKETAVELIFAAHSTTASASTSLLLQLLRHPAALRRLKAELVSEGLAGAGGSPDGGPPQAHLSLDKLSRLRYLDCVIKEVLRFLPPVSGGYRTALQTFELDVPKGWSVMYSIRDTHETAAVFHSPQLFDPDRFGPEREENRPSRFSYVPFGGGVRSCVGKELAQVVLKTLAVELVGTCEWTLATEDFPRMQTVPIVHPVNGLHVRFARSDPL
- the LOC133656954 gene encoding cytochrome P450 26C1 isoform X1 — its product is MLLMFRLPDFGPPSVLTSALASALCALLLLALTRALWSLRWRLTRDPSSSRPLPEGSMGWPLVGESLHWLLQGSDFHVSRRRRHGNVFKTHLLGKPVIRVTGAENIRKILLGEHSLVCTQWPQSTRIILGPNTLVNSVGEAHKRKRKVLAKVFSRPALESYLPRLQEVVRCEVAKWCSWPDTMDVYAAAKSLTFRVAVRVLLGLHLEEDRVVYLSRIFEQLMDNLFSLPVDAPLCGLRKGIKAREILHSNMEKIIEEKMERQQAQDEHLDAFDYMLSSAKEHGQDLSLQELKETAVELIFAAHSTTASASTSLLLQLLRHPAALRRLKAELVSEGLAGAGGSPDGGPPQAHLSLDKLSRLRYLDCVIKEVLRFLPPVSGGYRTALQTFELDGYQVPKGWSVMYSIRDTHETAAVFHSPQLFDPDRFGPEREENRPSRFSYVPFGGGVRSCVGKELAQVVLKTLAVELVGTCEWTLATEDFPRMQTVPIVHPVNGLHVRFARSDPL